In Sporosarcina psychrophila, a genomic segment contains:
- a CDS encoding MarR family winged helix-turn-helix transcriptional regulator encodes MSTQTIFELLHTIEQVTHKMHVKWRQQVDYDLGVSHIVALHELQMNGESRPSELARLLNFTPASLTHLSTKLSNKELITRRQDDTDRRIIYWKITQKGEDLLNQAQKDGQHLRMKVFSHLTETEQQSLLSIYTKLNKSLI; translated from the coding sequence ATGTCTACTCAGACAATCTTTGAACTACTACATACGATTGAACAAGTAACACATAAAATGCATGTAAAGTGGCGGCAGCAAGTAGATTACGATCTTGGTGTATCGCATATTGTTGCCTTGCACGAATTACAGATGAATGGGGAAAGCCGACCTTCCGAGCTTGCCCGCCTATTAAACTTTACACCTGCATCTCTCACGCATCTTTCCACTAAACTATCGAACAAAGAACTAATCACGCGTCGGCAGGACGATACTGACCGCCGTATCATCTATTGGAAAATTACGCAAAAAGGCGAAGATTTATTGAATCAAGCACAAAAAGACGGTCAACATCTCCGCATGAAGGTCTTTTCACATTTAACAGAAACAGAGCAGCAATCGTTACTTTCCATTTACACAAAGTTAAATAAGTCGTTAATATGA
- a CDS encoding DUF2161 domain-containing phosphodiesterase — protein sequence MQGKETKRYEVDLYKPVKEYFTQQGYDVHGEVNECDVAAVRDQELVLIELKLSLSIDLLIQATKRQRLTNEVYVAIPRPKLNFRSKKWKDSCHLVRRLELGLILVSFLENDAQVEIVFHPASFDRKKSMQRSKKKRNAMLTEMEGRLGDYNIGGSCQTKIMTAYKENCIHIACCLLELGPLSPKSLRKMGTGEKTLTILNKNYYGWFDKIQRGIYMISDIGKNELHEFPDLISYYHEVVRETASAYLDIDDVEGNM from the coding sequence ATGCAAGGCAAAGAAACCAAACGATATGAAGTTGATTTATATAAACCAGTAAAAGAATATTTCACACAACAAGGTTATGATGTCCATGGTGAAGTAAATGAGTGTGACGTTGCGGCTGTAAGAGATCAAGAGCTGGTCCTTATTGAATTGAAATTATCGCTATCAATTGATCTTTTAATCCAAGCGACAAAAAGACAGCGGCTGACTAATGAAGTCTATGTCGCAATTCCTAGACCTAAACTCAACTTTCGTTCGAAAAAGTGGAAAGATAGTTGTCATTTGGTGAGAAGACTAGAGTTAGGCCTCATCCTTGTCTCATTCTTGGAAAATGATGCACAGGTGGAAATAGTGTTTCATCCCGCGTCTTTTGATCGGAAGAAAAGTATGCAGCGTAGTAAGAAAAAAAGAAATGCGATGTTGACTGAAATGGAAGGCAGACTTGGAGACTATAATATTGGCGGAAGTTGCCAGACTAAGATAATGACAGCCTATAAAGAAAACTGCATTCATATAGCTTGTTGCCTTTTGGAATTGGGACCTTTATCTCCAAAATCGTTACGGAAGATGGGGACTGGGGAAAAAACGTTAACAATTTTAAATAAAAACTATTATGGTTGGTTTGATAAAATTCAACGAGGAATATATATGATTAGTGACATTGGAAAAAATGAGTTGCACGAATTCCCGGATCTCATTAGCTATTATCATGAGGTGGTAAGAGAAACTGCTAGCGCTTACTTGGATATCGATGATGTCGAGGGAAATATGTGA
- a CDS encoding GNAT family N-acetyltransferase, with protein MLKESQLIAIKQLQKECEKTDGIQLKLNWEMLREREGRQMDFFHEEDGELVAYLALFGFGSTVEVCGMVNPRNRRKGHFTELWQQALAPIEQYGFQTILLNTPSLSNTAKGWLASQPYSYAFSEYQMRWSEQPIEASDEVLIRVAKKSDANLEVKLDVLAFGMDEEDARSHLERIKERQDEQFLMIEADNRTIGKVRINRMDGEAWIYGFAILPEFQGRGYGRKVLRNIVKSEHDAGNQIWLEVEAKNNRALGLYESVGFVKMQGQDYYKKNRGN; from the coding sequence ATGTTAAAAGAAAGTCAATTAATTGCGATTAAACAGCTTCAAAAAGAATGTGAAAAAACGGATGGTATTCAACTGAAGTTAAATTGGGAGATGCTCAGAGAACGAGAAGGACGTCAAATGGATTTTTTTCATGAAGAGGATGGAGAACTTGTCGCTTATTTAGCTTTATTTGGTTTTGGCTCTACTGTTGAAGTATGTGGAATGGTTAATCCGAGGAATAGAAGGAAAGGGCATTTTACCGAACTATGGCAACAAGCATTAGCACCAATCGAACAATATGGTTTTCAAACAATTTTATTGAACACCCCGTCTTTGTCCAATACCGCTAAGGGATGGTTAGCAAGTCAGCCCTATTCCTATGCGTTTTCTGAATATCAGATGCGTTGGTCAGAACAGCCGATTGAAGCGAGCGACGAGGTTCTGATTCGTGTGGCGAAAAAAAGTGATGCGAACCTTGAAGTGAAGCTCGATGTCCTTGCATTCGGAATGGATGAAGAAGATGCGCGTTCTCATTTGGAGCGCATAAAAGAAAGACAGGACGAGCAGTTTTTGATGATTGAGGCAGATAACAGAACGATTGGTAAGGTCCGGATCAATCGCATGGATGGTGAAGCATGGATTTACGGATTCGCCATTTTACCCGAGTTCCAGGGGAGAGGGTACGGTAGGAAGGTACTCCGCAATATCGTGAAAAGTGAGCACGATGCTGGCAATCAAATCTGGCTTGAAGTAGAAGCGAAAAATAATCGTGCACTCGGCCTATATGAATCAGTCGGTTTCGTAAAAATGCAAGGTCAGGATTATTATAAAAAGAATAGGGGCAACTAG
- a CDS encoding arylamine N-acetyltransferase family protein: MEVLNYLARFCGTQNKEVSLFDLTELQRLHVQHIPFENLDVIRRVPIYLNLQHIYDKIVRRKRGGYCYELNGLFSWLLTELGYDAHLVAATVLRPSGEWAKADTHAAIIVKLDQPYLIDVGFGDSTSLPIPLNGEEQTDISDTYRVIQQLDHSFYLERISDTEIKTLYRFELTPKALVDFHEGCVFNQVAKESTFTHSDIVTRVTTTGRITLSDQTVTITENNIKTKTILSIEEKVHFLENIFDIHL; the protein is encoded by the coding sequence ATGGAAGTTCTCAACTATTTAGCTAGGTTTTGCGGAACACAGAACAAAGAGGTATCCCTCTTTGATTTAACCGAGTTACAACGATTGCATGTCCAACATATCCCTTTTGAAAATTTGGATGTGATTCGCAGAGTACCAATTTATCTTAACTTACAACATATTTATGATAAAATCGTCCGTCGTAAACGTGGCGGTTATTGCTATGAGTTGAACGGGCTTTTCAGTTGGTTACTAACCGAATTGGGGTACGATGCACATTTAGTTGCAGCTACAGTTCTAAGGCCAAGCGGGGAGTGGGCAAAAGCAGATACTCATGCAGCTATTATTGTAAAACTTGATCAACCCTATCTTATAGACGTAGGTTTTGGTGACTCCACTTCTTTACCGATTCCCCTAAACGGAGAGGAACAAACTGATATAAGCGATACATACAGGGTTATTCAACAGCTAGACCATTCATTTTATCTGGAACGAATCAGTGACACTGAGATAAAAACGTTATATCGATTCGAGTTAACTCCAAAAGCACTCGTCGATTTTCATGAGGGCTGTGTATTTAATCAAGTTGCAAAAGAATCAACTTTTACACACTCAGATATCGTCACCCGCGTCACTACTACCGGTCGAATTACATTATCAGATCAGACAGTAACTATAACCGAAAATAACATTAAAACTAAAACAATACTTTCAATAGAAGAGAAAGTACACTTCTTAGAAAATATTTTTGACATTCATCTATAA
- a CDS encoding methyl-accepting chemotaxis protein, producing the protein MRNTLTVQLGTIIVGIMVAMLAITSIATYKTAYDKLYDAAGVEAYGCASITTGLIRPEDVGKMLKGDRETMDEVGQQLNWTLNHKAIFETQYIIDLDGKILALDDHLSAKGFEPGDSVPVDEKALAMLLDMKHSTYTELYEFAGLKRLSGYAPIFENHDPNGEIIAISVIDFDGSIVAGRTWDVVRNGILISLIPMIIASIITIMLIRRKTKSISALIAHVKEIANGNLGIEDTVVTSKDEVGDLGRTLNMMTANLRNTIGTVKTTAVQLTQNSLDTAASLNEMQMAIQQVAHNMSETAASISDGTINAEHASKILSSLANDLQDSKEKAELSAGNSERTMKIAEEGQHSVNDISNDMEKIRVSSNEAGGTIQNLIESTTKIQNITSSIAGIAAQTNLLALNASIEAARAGEHGKGFAVVAEEVRKLAEQSNKEVLEVEKLVQDITESIGRVVTSTSESTKLIESGTETVRLTATSLSNISIAVSETVKEINLISELTTAEAESSNRVVVLINDLTQSIHSIEDMSNNISAATEQTSASIEEVATRSTEMSHMAQDLEKLVGQFRLE; encoded by the coding sequence ATGAGAAATACACTAACGGTACAATTGGGAACGATTATTGTCGGTATCATGGTTGCAATGTTAGCGATTACGTCCATCGCAACATATAAAACAGCTTACGATAAATTATATGATGCCGCAGGTGTTGAAGCGTATGGATGCGCGAGTATTACAACAGGTTTGATCCGGCCGGAAGACGTGGGAAAAATGCTTAAAGGTGACCGCGAAACGATGGATGAGGTTGGTCAACAGCTTAACTGGACACTCAATCATAAAGCTATTTTCGAGACTCAATACATCATTGATCTAGATGGGAAAATTCTAGCACTTGATGACCATTTAAGTGCAAAAGGATTCGAACCAGGTGATTCGGTTCCGGTTGATGAAAAAGCGCTTGCAATGCTCTTGGATATGAAGCATTCAACTTACACAGAGCTCTATGAATTTGCAGGTCTAAAACGTCTATCTGGTTATGCACCGATATTTGAAAATCACGATCCAAATGGAGAAATCATCGCAATCAGCGTTATCGATTTTGATGGTTCAATTGTTGCTGGAAGAACATGGGATGTTGTTCGGAATGGTATTTTAATCAGCCTTATTCCAATGATCATCGCATCGATCATTACAATTATGCTAATCAGACGTAAAACAAAGTCGATTTCAGCTTTAATCGCACATGTGAAAGAAATTGCGAATGGAAATCTCGGCATTGAAGATACAGTTGTAACAAGTAAAGATGAAGTTGGCGATTTAGGACGAACATTAAACATGATGACAGCGAACTTGCGCAATACGATTGGGACAGTCAAAACAACAGCTGTTCAATTAACGCAAAACTCACTTGACACAGCTGCTTCATTAAATGAAATGCAGATGGCGATTCAACAGGTCGCACACAATATGAGTGAAACCGCAGCTTCTATCTCCGACGGGACAATCAATGCAGAACATGCATCCAAAATCTTGTCTTCTCTGGCGAATGATCTTCAGGATTCAAAAGAGAAAGCTGAACTAAGTGCGGGGAACTCTGAGCGGACAATGAAAATTGCAGAAGAAGGTCAGCATAGCGTAAATGACATTAGTAATGATATGGAGAAAATCAGAGTCTCCTCAAATGAAGCAGGTGGTACGATTCAAAATCTAATTGAATCTACAACTAAAATTCAAAATATCACCAGTTCAATTGCAGGCATTGCTGCCCAAACGAATTTACTTGCGCTTAATGCATCGATAGAAGCTGCACGTGCGGGTGAACATGGCAAAGGATTTGCGGTCGTTGCGGAGGAAGTAAGAAAACTTGCAGAACAGTCCAATAAAGAAGTTCTTGAAGTAGAAAAGCTAGTGCAAGATATTACTGAAAGTATCGGTCGAGTTGTTACTTCTACATCAGAGAGCACAAAACTTATTGAATCCGGAACAGAAACGGTTCGTTTGACTGCAACTTCCTTAAGTAACATTTCAATTGCCGTCTCTGAAACTGTTAAGGAAATTAACTTAATTTCAGAATTAACGACAGCTGAAGCAGAAAGTTCAAATCGTGTAGTAGTACTCATCAATGACTTGACGCAATCGATTCATTCAATTGAAGATATGTCTAACAATATCTCGGCTGCAACAGAGCAGACATCAGCTTCAATTGAAGAAGTTGCAACACGTTCTACTGAAATGAGTCATATGGCACAAGATCTGGAGAAACTTGTCGGGCAGTTCAGATTGGAATAA
- a CDS encoding urea transporter, with translation MWGSFKLDSIKDLIRISLKGFSQVMLIDNAISGGLILLGIMLHSPLLGLMALLSSMIGTVTGKYCGGDQIAVSHGIYGFNAILSGIAVMLFLQNDWNWVIALFAAIAAALLMAILSKFLAKWNIPLLTFPFLFVTWVSLFAAYRFSAMHVNPSFVTSSPANWNLPVEGKPNFFLGLIKGVGEVFIIDSLWAGSLILIALFVAGWRFGVYAIIGTFVSWLTAYSLGVDVELLDLGLYNYNAVLAMIAVGLMFDEKNNFPLMGIFAAAMTVPIAAGMDLILYPKGLPVLTSPFIISTWLFLAMRRTIPIFEPQITEK, from the coding sequence ATGTGGGGATCTTTCAAGTTGGATAGCATTAAAGACCTGATACGTATTTCACTTAAAGGGTTTTCTCAAGTAATGTTAATCGACAATGCAATCTCAGGAGGGTTAATTCTTTTAGGGATAATGCTACACTCTCCCCTTCTTGGATTAATGGCACTACTGTCTTCCATGATTGGTACGGTGACGGGAAAATATTGTGGAGGAGACCAAATTGCAGTTAGCCATGGAATATATGGATTTAACGCCATCCTTTCCGGTATCGCGGTAATGTTATTTTTACAAAATGATTGGAACTGGGTTATTGCACTATTTGCTGCAATAGCAGCTGCTTTGCTTATGGCTATCTTATCGAAGTTTTTAGCCAAGTGGAATATTCCCTTGCTCACTTTTCCATTTCTTTTTGTAACATGGGTTAGCCTTTTTGCGGCATATCGTTTTAGCGCAATGCATGTAAACCCGTCATTTGTCACATCATCTCCTGCTAACTGGAATCTTCCAGTTGAAGGTAAACCCAATTTCTTTCTCGGTTTAATAAAAGGTGTAGGTGAAGTATTCATTATTGACTCTCTATGGGCAGGTTCGCTTATTCTAATTGCTCTCTTCGTGGCTGGATGGAGATTTGGTGTCTATGCGATTATTGGGACATTTGTGTCTTGGCTAACTGCATACTCGCTAGGGGTCGATGTTGAATTGCTAGATTTAGGTCTCTATAATTATAATGCCGTGTTAGCAATGATTGCCGTGGGTCTAATGTTCGATGAAAAAAATAATTTCCCCCTAATGGGTATATTTGCAGCTGCAATGACAGTCCCAATTGCAGCAGGTATGGATTTAATTCTTTATCCGAAAGGGCTTCCCGTATTAACATCTCCCTTTATCATTAGTACATGGCTATTTTTAGCGATGAGGAGAACGATACCCATATTTGAGCCACAAATCACAGAAAAGTAG
- a CDS encoding transporter substrate-binding domain-containing protein produces the protein MTKEKHLSKIFLSLLLFSMMVVLAACGASGDTNKESGSKTSTWENIQEKGEIVVATSGTLYPASYHDGESKELTGYEVEIMNELGKRLKLEIKYVEMGLDGMLTSLNSGQADLAVNDIEITPEREEKFTFSEPYKYSFGTAIVRKSDHSGIESLEDLKGKKAAGAATSVYMQVGRDHGAEEVIYDNVTNDVYLRDVSIGRTDVILNDYYLQKLALAAFPEFEIMIHPDIKYHPNVQAIIMKKDNDELLKQVNSVLVDMHADGTISELSKQFFGGEDVSVEQDYDFE, from the coding sequence ATGACAAAAGAAAAACATCTTAGTAAAATCTTCCTGTCTTTATTACTATTTTCAATGATGGTTGTTTTAGCTGCTTGTGGTGCTAGTGGCGATACAAATAAGGAGAGTGGTTCTAAAACTTCCACTTGGGAGAACATTCAAGAAAAAGGTGAAATTGTTGTCGCAACGTCAGGAACTCTTTATCCAGCATCATACCATGACGGCGAAAGCAAGGAACTAACGGGGTACGAAGTTGAAATAATGAACGAGCTAGGAAAGCGTCTGAAGCTGGAGATCAAATACGTTGAAATGGGTCTAGACGGAATGCTTACTTCTTTGAATAGTGGGCAAGCTGATCTAGCAGTGAATGATATTGAAATCACACCCGAACGGGAAGAGAAATTCACTTTTTCTGAGCCTTATAAGTATTCATTCGGTACTGCTATCGTACGGAAATCGGATCATTCAGGTATTGAGTCTCTTGAAGATTTGAAAGGAAAAAAAGCGGCTGGGGCTGCAACTTCCGTTTATATGCAAGTTGGACGCGACCACGGTGCTGAAGAGGTGATTTATGATAACGTCACAAATGATGTGTATTTGCGTGATGTTTCTATAGGCCGTACGGATGTCATCTTGAATGATTACTACTTACAAAAATTGGCACTTGCTGCATTTCCGGAGTTTGAAATCATGATCCATCCGGATATCAAATATCATCCGAATGTCCAAGCAATCATCATGAAAAAAGACAATGATGAACTACTAAAGCAAGTGAACTCCGTACTTGTCGACATGCACGCGGATGGAACAATTTCTGAATTGTCGAAGCAATTCTTTGGTGGGGAAGATGTATCAGTTGAACAAGACTATGATTTTGAATAA
- a CDS encoding amino acid ABC transporter permease, translated as MSGIEWQHIFDLQLAIESFPYILQGVGYTILISFGGMVCGLILGFFLALGRTSKLVLFRWPARIFISYMRGTPMLVFLFLLYFGLPNIGIQFSAVTAALIGFSLHSSAYMAEIIRSSLNSIDKGQWEAATALGMSYWQSLLFVILPQATRIAIPPLSNVLLDLIKASSLAAMITVPDLFQRAKIVGGREFDYMTVYILVGLIYWGICLLVEVWQNYLEKSSLNN; from the coding sequence GTGAGTGGAATTGAATGGCAACACATTTTCGATTTGCAGCTTGCCATCGAGTCATTTCCGTATATTTTGCAGGGGGTTGGTTACACCATACTCATTTCCTTTGGGGGCATGGTGTGCGGGCTGATATTGGGCTTCTTCCTGGCGCTAGGCAGAACGTCTAAATTAGTACTATTTAGGTGGCCAGCACGTATCTTCATATCCTATATGCGGGGTACACCGATGCTTGTATTCCTATTTTTACTCTATTTTGGTTTGCCTAATATCGGAATTCAATTTTCAGCTGTCACTGCCGCTTTAATAGGCTTCAGCCTTCACTCTTCAGCTTATATGGCTGAGATTATCCGATCGTCGCTTAACTCAATTGATAAGGGACAATGGGAAGCTGCCACTGCATTAGGGATGTCCTATTGGCAGTCATTGCTTTTTGTGATTTTACCACAAGCAACACGAATCGCAATTCCGCCATTGTCTAATGTTCTACTAGATTTGATCAAAGCATCTTCATTGGCTGCGATGATTACTGTGCCCGATCTGTTTCAACGCGCAAAAATCGTGGGGGGCAGGGAATTCGACTATATGACGGTTTATATTTTGGTAGGTCTAATCTATTGGGGCATTTGCTTACTTGTCGAAGTGTGGCAAAATTATCTAGAAAAAAGTTCTTTGAACAACTAA
- a CDS encoding proline dehydrogenase family protein: MLKDFFIGLSQNQLLNSAAKKYGLKMGAQNVVAGTNVAETIQSIKELNAHGISCTVDNLGEFVFEKEEALAAKKQILEVIEAIHEHGVDAHISLKPSQLGLDIDIDFCLENLKEIAAKAKSYEIFINFDMEDHARLQPSFDLLDELSKDYDNIGTVIQAYFFRAVEDIQNYKNFRLRIVKGAYKETEEYAYQDKKEIDENYIQLIEWHLLNGKFTSIATHDHHVINHVKQFVKENDIPNDKFEFQMLYGFRKDMQLQLASEGYNFCTYVPFGNDWYGYFMRRLAERPQNLNLVVKQVFNKKTNTILGLAVGAFALGRVTKKK, encoded by the coding sequence ATGTTAAAAGACTTCTTTATCGGATTGTCCCAAAACCAGCTTTTGAATAGCGCGGCAAAAAAATACGGCTTAAAAATGGGAGCACAAAATGTTGTAGCAGGAACTAATGTAGCTGAAACTATCCAAAGTATTAAAGAACTGAATGCACATGGGATTTCTTGTACGGTAGATAACCTTGGGGAATTCGTCTTTGAAAAAGAGGAAGCATTAGCTGCGAAAAAACAAATTTTGGAAGTCATCGAAGCTATTCACGAACACGGGGTCGATGCTCATATTTCTCTAAAACCATCTCAATTAGGTCTAGATATAGATATTGATTTCTGTTTGGAAAATCTAAAAGAAATTGCAGCTAAAGCAAAAAGTTATGAAATTTTTATTAACTTTGATATGGAAGATCATGCTCGTTTGCAACCATCATTTGATCTCCTCGATGAGTTGTCTAAGGACTATGACAATATCGGAACGGTAATTCAAGCTTATTTCTTCCGCGCGGTAGAAGATATTCAAAACTACAAAAATTTCCGTTTGCGTATTGTAAAAGGTGCTTATAAAGAGACTGAAGAATATGCTTATCAAGATAAAAAAGAAATCGATGAAAACTATATTCAATTGATCGAATGGCATTTGTTAAATGGTAAATTCACGTCAATTGCAACACATGATCATCATGTCATTAATCATGTAAAACAATTTGTTAAAGAAAATGACATCCCGAATGATAAATTCGAGTTCCAAATGCTATACGGTTTTAGAAAGGACATGCAATTGCAATTGGCTAGCGAAGGGTATAATTTCTGTACATACGTTCCTTTTGGGAATGACTGGTACGGCTATTTCATGCGTCGCCTTGCTGAAAGACCACAAAACTTGAATCTTGTTGTTAAACAAGTGTTCAATAAGAAAACAAATACAATTCTTGGCTTGGCTGTCGGAGCTTTCGCTCTTGGAAGAGTTACCAAGAAGAAATAA
- a CDS encoding DUF1646 family protein, with the protein MIVGLSIILILVLFLPFTVKIVEQNLEVFLFIMGISAVLVSQVLDSTLIVKALEDPIHITLAVIIAGLVFRWLQKPFEKSIRGMSKAIPFRLFLALIVIVLGILSSVITAIIAAIVLVAIVGVLRLDRKSEIRLVIIACYSIGLGAVLTPIGEPLSTIATSKLDADFFYLLRLIGPDIIPGVIAFGILAAIIIKPSNKLNSLKVNQGTESYMDIIIRGIKVYLFVMALTLLGAGFEPFIERYLLDLNPLVLYWINMISAVLDNATLAAAEISPVMNDSTIKALLLGLLISGGMLIPGNIPNIIAAGKLNIKSSEWARFGVPIGLIAMVIYFIVIVTVG; encoded by the coding sequence ATGATTGTTGGCTTGTCTATTATTTTAATACTAGTTTTATTTTTGCCGTTCACAGTAAAAATAGTTGAACAAAACTTAGAAGTGTTTTTATTCATTATGGGGATTTCCGCGGTCCTTGTCAGTCAAGTACTTGACTCAACTTTGATCGTTAAAGCCCTGGAGGATCCGATACATATAACCCTAGCCGTTATTATCGCTGGATTAGTATTCCGCTGGTTACAAAAACCTTTCGAAAAAAGTATACGAGGCATGAGCAAAGCAATTCCATTTCGCTTATTCTTAGCACTTATCGTTATCGTTTTAGGAATCCTTTCTAGTGTCATTACAGCAATTATTGCAGCAATTGTCCTGGTCGCAATAGTAGGCGTTTTGCGCCTTGACCGTAAATCAGAAATCCGTCTTGTCATCATTGCTTGTTATTCAATTGGGCTTGGTGCTGTTCTTACACCAATCGGGGAACCTCTATCAACAATCGCAACAAGCAAATTGGATGCAGACTTTTTCTATTTACTACGATTAATCGGTCCTGATATCATTCCAGGCGTCATTGCTTTTGGAATACTGGCCGCAATCATAATAAAGCCTTCAAACAAGTTGAACAGTTTAAAAGTTAATCAAGGAACCGAATCGTATATGGATATTATTATTCGTGGGATTAAAGTATATCTGTTCGTAATGGCCCTTACACTGCTTGGTGCAGGTTTCGAACCATTTATCGAAAGATACCTATTAGATTTAAACCCTCTTGTATTATATTGGATTAACATGATTTCAGCAGTGCTTGATAATGCTACATTAGCTGCAGCAGAAATCAGCCCTGTTATGAATGATTCGACAATTAAAGCCCTTTTACTTGGACTGTTAATCAGCGGAGGTATGTTAATACCCGGAAACATCCCAAATATCATAGCTGCCGGAAAACTTAATATTAAAAGCAGTGAGTGGGCTCGTTTTGGTGTTCCGATTGGCTTGATTGCAATGGTTATTTATTTCATAGTGATCGTGACTGTCGGATGA